The window CGGCGTCCCGAACGCCGCAGGATGGTCCAGGCTACCCTACAACCCCTACTGGTATGGTGCAAACGAATCCAGCAGTTTGATGTGTGTTAGCAGCATCCTGCGACAGCAATATCTTTCAACGCCCAGATCATCCAGTACCGTACCGGGTTCTTCCAATTCAGCTACACGCTTCTCGAAATCTTCCCAAAGGCTGGAAATGACCTTTCCACAGGTGAAACATCGTACAGGTATCATTGTATTAACTCATCTATATGATTTCTGGGTCTTTGCCCTTGCACCGGATCCGCCGAACTTTTTCGTTTCCTTCTGCCTTGAATCGTTAACCAGCAGGTTCCTGTCATAGCTGAGCATAGTATCCTTC of the ANME-2 cluster archaeon genome contains:
- a CDS encoding DNA-directed RNA polymerase subunit N, with product MIPVRCFTCGKVISSLWEDFEKRVAELEEPGTVLDDLGVERYCCRRMLLTHIKLLDSFAPYQ